A single window of Gammaproteobacteria bacterium DNA harbors:
- a CDS encoding 6-phosphogluconate dehydrogenase: EPDLNKVSDVVTDSGEGRWTAIEAIEQGVAAPVITAALQVRFASQDSAGYANRLLSLMRNAFGGHEMKS, encoded by the coding sequence GTGAGCCTGATTTGAACAAAGTATCAGATGTGGTAACCGATTCTGGTGAAGGCCGTTGGACGGCTATTGAGGCGATTGAACAAGGTGTTGCTGCGCCGGTAATTACTGCTGCATTACAAGTGCGTTTTGCTAGCCAGGATTCAGCAGGTTATGCCAATAGATTATTGTCACTAATGCGTAATGCATTTGGTGGCCATGAGATGAAGAGCTAA